The window TCCGATGAAGGCCATATCGCGAGTGTGGCAACTCCGACCGCGCCGGGCGCCGTGCTTGACATGAACGCTCGGTGATGGCAGGAGCGTCCGTTCTCGGGCGGTGCGCCCGAGGGCGACCGTGGACCGCGTGTCGGCCACCCTCCGTAGGATGCCGCTGTGCCCACCCCCGGTCCCCTCCCCTCCCCCTGCGGCCTCTGCGGTCACCCCACGGGAGTCCGCATCGACGGGGCCCTGCATTGCGCGGCCTGCGGATGGCGCTACGGTGATGCGCCTGACCCCGACCTCCCGTTCCCCCGCATCGACGTCGTCTACTACCTCCGCTTCGACGAGCGGGTCAAGATCGGCACCAGCCGCCGGCCACGGCAGCGCCTGGCGAGCATCCGGCACCACGAGCTGTTGGCCTTCGAGCAGGGCGGGCGTGCCCTCGAGCAGCAGCGCCACCGCGAGTTCGCCGCGGAACGCGAGGGCGGAGAGTGGTTCACGCTCACCCCTCGCGTGCGCGCACACATCGCCGGGCTGCGCGACGCGGGCGAGCCGTGGCTGCTCTACGCACGCTGGCTGAGCACGGCACTCCGCGCCTGATCCCGTACCACCGCCTCGGCTCCCGCACCAGGGCCTGGTCGCCGGGCGGCGATCGCGAGAGCATGCCGACAGCGGGACGCGACCGGCGACCCGTGCACGAGAGGAGCCGACATGACCGGACGAGAGAACACCCCCGCCGACGACCTGAGCGCTCAGGACCCCCTCGCGGGCGACGGCAGCGGCGACCCGAACACCGACCGGGAGTTCCTGCAGGATCTGCCGCCCGCGCAGGTCGACACCGAGCAGGTCGCCGAGCACGTCGCGGACGACGACGACGAAGACGCCTGACCGGAGACGGAGGAGCCATGGGGACGCTGCGCTACTCGATCAACGTGACGCTCGACGGCTCGTGCCACCACGAGGCCGGCCTCCCGCCCGACGAGGAGTCGATGCGCTACTGGACCGCGCAGGTGCGCGAGGCGGACGCCATGCTGTTCGGCCGGGTGACGTACGAACTCATGGAGTCCGCGTGGCGCCGCCCCGCCTCCGGCACGTGGCCGGAGTGGATGCGGCCGTGGGAGGTGCCGTTCGCCAGGGCCATCGACCGGGCGCGCAAGTACGTGGTGTCGAGCGGCCTCGACGCCGTCGACTGGAACGCCGAACTCCTCCGCGGTGACCTCGCCGAACAGGTCGCACGGCTCAAGACGGAGCACGCCCGACTGTCGGTCGGCGGCGTGACCCTCCCCGTGACCCTGGCTCAGCACGGACTCATCGACGAGTACGAGTTCGTGGTGCACCCGGTCGTCGCCGGACACGGACCGCCGCTGCTCGGCGGGCTCACGGAGCAGTTGCGCCTCGAGCTCGTGGAGCGCCGGGAGCTGCGCTCGGGCGCCGTCGTCACCCGGTACCGGCCTGCGAGCTGACCGGCGTCCCGCGCGCACGGAGACGGCGGGCGGCCGCTGTCTGGCTGACCACCCGCCGCCGTTCCGCGGGGATGTCACGCGGTCGCCGCGCGCCCCCGGACGGTCTGCGGCTGCGGCTGCGAGAACAGCACGACCACGATCACGGCCGCGCCCACGACCACGTGCGGAAGCCAGACGTTCAGGGGCTGGTCGGCGAAACCGAACAGCCACGGCGAGAGCGCCAGGAACAGGCTCGCGACGATGTCGAACACCAAGTGCACGGGCATCGGGATGAGCCCGAACGGACCCCATTCGTACTTCGTGAACAGGCTGTAGACGATGAGCCCGACGCCGAGGACGATCGGGATGACGACGGCGGCACCGCCGACACTCGCGAAGCCGAACAGCCAGGGCGCGGCGATCAGGGCGATCCCGACGACGTAGTCGAGGATTCCGTGGACCTTGGTGGGGATGAAACGCATGATTCCTCCTTGTGTGGCGCCGCTGTGCGCGACTCACCAAGGGTTCGCAGCCATCGCCCGATCGGATTGGATGTCGCGGATCGGTGCGCGCGCGTCAGGCCCGCGCCCACCCGTAGCGGGCGGCCAGGGCCGAGGCGACCCTGGCGTAGCGCTGGCGGTCGAGCGCAGCCGCCTCCCTCCGCAACCCGCGCTCGTGCACGCTGTACAACTGCTCGATGTCCACCCACGACTCGCGACCCTGGGCGTCCCAGGCGCCGGAGCCGATCGAGAGGTAGTCGCGGTCGCCGTCATGCGGACGGCTGGTCATCCGCACGGCGTACACACGGTCGTCGGACTGCCGCCCGATCACGAGCACCGGCCGGTCCTTCCCCCGCCCGTCCCCCTCCTCGTACGGCACCCACGTCCACACGACCTCGCCGGCGTCGGGGGCCCCGTCCCGTGCTGGGGCGTAGGCGACGCGGAGCGCGCGGATCCGCGCGGGGTCGATCCTGATCGTCTCGGTCCCGGCGGTCCGCCCGGCATCGAGCGTGTCCGCCTGTCGCGGTGAGCCATGGCGGGCGGCCTGCTCCTCAGGTGTGCGCAGACGCGCGGTCGGGCGTCTCGGACCGGAGGTGGTCCGAGACGCCCGACCGGAGTTCACCGCCTTGAGCAGGATCTCCGCGAGTGTCGTCAGGATGCCGTTGGTCTTGCCCACACGGTCACCCTAACCGCGATCACGCGTCCGCGAGCGCGTAGCCCTCCTCGCCGTGGACGACCTGGTCGACGCCGGCGATCTCGTCCTCGCTCGTGATACGGAAGCCGATCGTCTTCTGGATCGCGAAGCCGATCACGAAGGCCACCACGAAGGAGTAGATCAGCACGCCGAGCGCGGCGATCACCTGGACCGCGAGCTGACGGGCGTCGCCGCCCACGAACAGGCCGGTGCCGGTGGCGAAGAAGCCGAGGTACACGGTGCCGATGAGGCCGCCGACGAGGTGGATGCCCACGACGTCGAGCGAGTCGTCGAAGCCCAGGCGGAACTTCAGCTCGACGGCCAGCGCGCACACCACACCGGCGACCGCGCCCAGCAGCAGCGACCAGCCGGGCGTGAGGTTGGCGCAGGCCGGGGTGATCGCGACCAGACCCGCCACGGCACCCGAGGCGGCGCCGACCGAGGTCGCCTTGCCGTCCTTGATGCGCTCGATCAGGATCCAGCCGAGGATCGCCGCCGCCGTCGCACCGAGCGTGTTCAGGCCGATGAGCCCGACGCCGCCCATGTCCTCCGCGAGCCACTCGGCACCGGCGTTGAATCCGAACCAGCCGAACCACAGCAGCGCGGCGCCCAGCAGCGTCAGCGGCACGTTGTGCGGCTTGAGGATGCCCTTCTGGAAGCCGATGCGCTTGCCGAGCACGAGCGCCAGGGCGAGAGCAGCTGCACCCGCGTTGATGTGCACCGCGGTCCCACCGGCGTAGTCGATGACGCCGATGCCGCTGTCCTCCCCGAACAGCGTCGTGCCGAGGTTCATGATCCAACCGCCACCCCAGACCCAGGCCGCCACCGGGAAGTAGCCGACCGTGGCGAACACGCCAGCGAAGATCAGCCAGCTGCCGAACTTGGCGCGGTCGGCGATGGCGCCGGAGATCAGGGCGACCGTGATGATCGCGAACGTGGCACCGTAGGCGACGCCCAGGAGCGCGACGTTCGATCCCTCGCCCGATGCCAGGTTGGACAGGCCGAAGTCGGCGAACGGGTTGCCCGCGAACGCGGTCGGGCTGTCGACGGCGCTCATCGAGAAGCCGAAGAGAATCCACAGCACGGCGACGAGTCCGATGGAGCCGAAGCTCATCATCATCATGCTGACGACGCTCTTCGCCTTGACGAGACCGCCGTAGAAGAAGGCGACGCCGGGCGTCATGAGCAGAACGAGCGCCGTCGCGGTGATCGCCCACGAGATGTTGCCGGGAGCATCCATAAGGAAAACCTCACATCCGAAGTAATTGAGAGCTTCAGTGTGACCACGCACGGTTTCGCCCATGCGTGAGGTTTGTTTCCCCGCTGTTACAGCGTGCGCTCCGGTGTGAACATCGCGTTACGCGGCCCTTCGGGCTTACGCAGAATGCGTGAGGGCGTTGAGGCGGGAGATGGCGCGCAGGTACTTCTTGCGATATCCGCCGGCGAGCATCTCGTCGGAGAACACCGCGTCCAGACCCAGGCCGGTCGCGACGATGGGGAGCTGCGCGTCGTACACCCGGTCGACGAACGCCACGAAGCGCAGCGCCTCGGACTGATCCGTCAGCTGGCGCACGCCGCGGAGGCCCACCAGCGCGAGGCCGTCGATGAGGCGGATGTACCGCGAGGGGTGCACCTGGGCGAGGTGCCGGATCAGATCGTCGAACGCGTCGTCGGACGCGGGCCCCTCGGCCCCGTCGATCGCTGCCGCGTAGGCCGCATCATCCCGGACGACCGCGTGGCCGTCGATCGCCCGCTGACGGAAGTCCACGCCGTCGATGCGCAGCGTTTGGAAGCTGTCGGACATCGCGTGGATCTCGCGCAGGAAGTCCTGCGCGGCGAAGCGCCCCTCCCCCAGCGCGTTCGGCGGCGTGTTCGACGTCGCGGCGAGCTTGGTCCCGGTGGGCACCAGCTCGCCCAGCAGCCGCGTCATGACCATGGTGTCGCCCGGGTCGTCGAGCTCGAATTCGTCGATGCACAGCAGATCGGCGCCCTTGAGCAGGTCGACCGTGTTCTTGTAGCCGAGGGCCCCGACGAGCGCCGTGTACTCGATGAACGACCCGAAGTACTTCCGGCGGGCGGGCATCGCGTGGTAGATCGACGCGAGCAGGTGCGTCTTGCCGACACCGAAGCCACCGTCGAGGTAGACGCCCGGCTTGAGCTCCGGCTCCTTCTTCGCCCTGCTGAACAGTCCCCCGCGCTTGACCGGGGCGCCGCGGCCCGAGAAGCGCAGCAGCGTCTGCTTCGCCTCCTCCTGCGAGGGATACGCGGGGTCGGCGCGGTAGCTGTCGAACGTGGCCTCGTCGAACTGGGGCGGCGGCACCAGGCTCGCGAGCATCTCGGGCCCGGTGACGGTGGGCGTGCGGTCGGTGAGGTGCACGGTGCCGGAGCGGGTGGTCGGGTCGGTCATCACGGTCCTGAATCAGGCGGCGGCCTGTGTCGAAGTCTTACGGATCCGGTGCCGGGGGCACGGGGAGCATCTATCGTCGAAAGAGACGGATCAACACTACGCCGTCTTACCCGACCGCTCGCCCGCTCACCCGCTACGGAGACCCCATGGCCATCGAGTTCGACTCCTCCTCCTCCAAGTTCGCCGAGTATGCCGAGCCCGGACGGCTCGTGACGACGCAGTGGCTGGCGGAGCGGCTCGGCGCTCCCGGGCTCGTCGTGGTGGAGTCGGACGAGGATGTGTTGCTCTACGAGACCGGCCACATCCCCGGTGCCGTGAAGGTCGACTGGCACACGGAGCTGAACGACCCCGTGGTCAGGGACTACGTCGACGGCGAGGGCTTCGCGGCGCTGCTGAGCCGCAAGGGCATCGCCCGCGACGACACGGTCGTGATCTACGGCGACAAGAACAACTGGTGGGCGGCATACGCGCTGTGGGTGTTCTCGCTCTTCGGGCACGAGGACGTGCGACTGCTCGACGGAGGCCGTGACCGCTGGATCGCGGAGGGTCGCGAGCTGACCCGCGAGGTCACCGAGCGCCCGACGACCGAGTACCCGGTGGTGGAGCGCGACGACTCCGTGATCCGCGCCTATAAGGAGGACGTCCTCGCCCACCTCGGCAACCCGCTCATCGACGTCCGCTCCCCCGAGGAGTACAGCGGCGAGAGGACCACCGCCCCCGCCTACCCGGAGGAGGGCACGCTGCGCGCCGGCCACATCCCGACCGCGCAGAGCGTGCCGTGGGCCAAGGCGGTCGCGGAGGACGGCGGCTTCAAGAGCCGTGCCGAGCTCGAGGCGATCTACCGCGACGGCGCCGGGCTGAAGGACGGCGACGACGTGGTGGCCTACTGCCGGATCGGCGAGCGGTCGAGCCACACCTGGTTCGTGCTGAAGCACCTTCTCGGCTTCGAGAACGTGCGCAACTACGACGGTTCCTGGACCGAGTGGGGCAGCGCGGTGCGCGTTCCGATCGTCACCGGAGCCGAGCCCGGCACGGTCTGACCGTGGGACAATGGCGGGGATGAGCGCCACCGACCTGCCCGACACCCTCGCCGAGATCCGCGACGGGTTCCTGGAGACTCCCGAGGCCGACCGTCTCCTGCTGCTCCTCGAGTTCGCTGACGAGCTGCCTCCCGTCTCGGAGGAGGTCGCGAACCACCCCGAGATGTGCGAGCGCGTCGCCGAGTGCCAGTCGCCCGTGTACATCTACGTCGAGGTGAACGACGACATCGTGACGATGCACGCGACCGCACCGGAGGAGGCGCCCACCACGCGCGGCTTCGCGAGCATCCTCGTGCAGGGCATCACGGGCCTCACCTCCGACCAGGTCCTGGCGATCCCGGAGGACTACCCCCAGTCGATCGGGCTCACCAAGGCCGTGTCTCCGCTGCGCATCGGCGGGATGACGGGCATGCTCATGCGCGCCAAGAACCAGGTCAGGCAGAAGCGCTGAGACCCTGGTCCGCCAGCCACGTCGTGATCGCGGTGCTCCAGCCCCGCTCGTCGTAGTTCCACAGCTTCGTGTGACGGGCGACGGTGAACCGCGGCATCGTGACCAGGTCGGGTCGCGCCTCCTGCAACGCCCGTGACGCGTCGACGGGCACGAAGCCGTCGTCGTCGCTGTGCAGGATCAGGATCGGCGCGGCGAGCTCGTCGGCGCGCGCGACCATGTCGAGCCGGTCGAACAGGATCGGCTCGTCGGCGCCGCTCAACCGCGCCGTGAGCGGCAGTTGCAGGGCGCTCATCGCCAGGTCGGGCAGCGGGGGCCGGACGCGGAGGAGCTTCGCCTGGAAGCGCAGCACCGTGCGCCAGTCCACCACCGGGGACTCGAGGATGACGCCGGCGATCCGGTGCCGGTTGCCCGAGCTCACCGAGGCCTGCAGCGACACCGCGCCGCCCATGGACCAGCCCATCAGCACGACATGCTCGGCGCCGTGGCGCAGCGCGTAGGCGATGGCGGCGTCGACGTCGCGCCACTCGGACGCCCCGAGGGCGTAGGCGCCGGCCCGCGTGCGCGGTGCCTCGCCGTCGTTGCGGTACGACACCACGAGGTTCGGCAGCCCGGCGGCGTGCAGCACGGGCACCGCGCGGAGGCACTCCGACCTGGTCGTGCCGCGGCCGTGCACCTGGATCACCCAGGTGGACGACGACGCCGGGAAGAACCAGGCGGGGCACGGCCCGGCGGGCGAGCCGATCAGCACGTTCTCCCACCGCAGGTGCAGCTCGCTGGGAGAGGTGTAGTAGGAACCGCTGAAGGAGGCGCCGCGGTCGACGCTGGCGCCCGGCTCGATTTTGGTGAGCAGCTTGCGACGCACCGTCGTGCTGTCCGCGCTCAGCACGGCCCCGAGCTTCACGTAGCCGTAGGTCCCGGTGGTGAAGAGCCCGTAGCGCCCGGGCAGCTCGGTGTCGAGAGTGCGACCGAGCTCGATGGTCTGCGCACCGGTGTCGATCGCGAGGATCTCCGTGTCTGGCACCTTGCGCATCGGGGTGACCACGCGTCGCGCGACGGCGAGCACCAGGAATCCGGCGGCGGCTCCCAGCGCGAGGAGCGCGGGGACAATGAACTGGGCGGCGTGCCTGAGACTCTTCATCGCCTTCCGACTCTAGCCTGTTGCCGTGACCGCACATCCCGAGGCCGGGACGCCCTTCGACAGCGCCGTCGCCGAACTGCGTGAGACCGCGTTCCGCGATGACATCACGGTGCGCGAGATCCCGACGCCGCAGGGCCTCGCCCCGTTCGCGATCGCGCTCTCCGCCGATGTGCGGCCCGGCGAGGACGGCGACTCCGTGTACGGCACCGGCCGGTTCATCCTGCTCCACGATCCCGACGAGCCGGATGCCTGGGGCGGCGCCTGGCGCATCGTGATCTTCGCGCAGGCGCCGCTGGAGACGGAGATCGGCACCGACCCGCTGCTGGCCGACGTGACGTGGTCGTGGCTGGTGGACGCGCTCGACTCGCGCGGCGCGGTCTATCGCGCGCCGTCGGGCACCTCGACCAAGACGCTGTCCAAGGGTTTCGGCGGCCTGGCCGACGAGGGTGACGGGGCACAGATAGAATTGCGGGCGTCCTGGACACCGGATGGCCCCTTCCGACCGCACGTCGAAGCGTGGGCCGAGCTGGTCGGCATGCTGGCGGGACTTCCGCCGGGCTCCGAGGGCATCGCCGTGATCGGCGCGCGAAAGGCTGTACGTGACTGAATACTCCGTGATCTCCGACACCGAGGAGTTCCTGGCGGCGTGCGCGGCGCTCGTGGCGGGGTCCGGCCCCGTGGCGGTCGACGTCGAGCGGGCGTCCGGTTTCCGCTACTCGCAGCGGGCCTACCTGGTGCAGGTGTTCCGTCGCGACAGCGGCGTCTTCCTGTTCGATCCTCCGGCGATCGGTGACATGGGCGCACTGCAGACCGCGATCGGCGATGTGGAGTGGGTGCTGCACGCCGCGAGTCAGGACCTGCCGTCGCTGCGGGAGCTGCACCTCGAGCCGCGCACGATCTTCGACACGGAGCTGGCGGCGCGGCTGCTCGGTCACGACCGCGTCGGGCTCGCGGCGGTGGTGGAGGACACACTGGGCATCACGCTGAAGAAGGAGCACTCGGCGGCTGACTGGTCGACCCGTCCGCTCCCCGCCGCCTGGCTCGAGTACGCCGCGCTCGACGTGCTGCACCTGGTGGACGTGCGCGACGCCCTGGTCGCCGAGCTCGAGGAGCAGGGCAAGACCGACTTCGCCGCCCAGGAGTTCGCGGCCACGCTGGCGCGCACGCCCAAGGCCCCGCGCGAAGATCCGTGGCGGCGCCTCAGCGGGTTGCACCAGGTGCGCGGCGCCCGTAACCTCGCCGTCGCCCGCGCCCTGTGGGAGGCGCGGGAGATGTACGCGCAGCAGCAGGACATCTCCCCCGGAAGGCTCGTCCCCGACCGCTCGCTCGTGGCGGCCGTGCTCGCCAACCCCGCGTCGAAGCAGGCGCTGGCCGGCATCAAGGAGTTCCAGGGTCGCGCGAGCCGCACCCAGCTCGACCGCTGGTGGCAGGCCATCGTCGACGGTCGCGCGGCCGAGCAGCTGCCGCGCGAGCGCGTCCCCAGCGACACCCTTCCCCCGCCGCGCGCCTGGTCCGATCGGAACCCCGAGGCGGACGCACGGTTGAAGGCCGCACGCCCCGCGGTCGAGGCGGTGGCGGAGGAGCTGGGCATGCCCACCGAGAATCTCCTCACGCCCGACTACCTGCGCCGCGTGTGCTGGGACTCCCCCGGCACCACCGCGGCGGAGATCGGCGACGCCCTCGCCGCGCTCGGTGCGCGTCCCTGGCAGATTGAACAGACCGCACAGAAGATCGCGGACGCCTTTGTAGAGGCGGCGCAAGCGCCCGACACCACCTCCCCGACCGCTTCGTAGGTTCGATCCAACCGATTCCTCCCGGTTTTCACGGCTTCCTAGACTGAGGTCAACCCCAAGAAACCTGGAGGCAGAGTGGCCGAGATCTCGGACGTCTTCTTCGTCGATGGCGTGCGCACCCCGTTCGGGCGCGCCGGCGAAAAAGGCATGTACTGGAACACCCGCGCGGATGACCTCGCCGTCAAGACGACCATCGGGCTGATGGAGCGCAACGCCGCCGTGCCGGCCGACCGCATCGACGATGTCGCCATCGCGGCGACCAGCCAGACCGGTGACCAGGGGCTCACGCTCGGCCGGTCCGTCGCGATCCTGGCCGGTCTCCCCCAGACGGTGCCCGGACTCGCGGTGGAGCGCATGTGCGCGGGCGCGATGACCAGCGTCACCACGATGGGCGCGTCGATCGGCGTCGGCATGTACGACCTCGCCCTCGCGGGTGGCGTCGAGCACATGGGCCACCACCCGATCGGCTCCAACGCCGACCCCAACCCGCGCTTCGTCGCTGAGAAGATGGTCGACCCTGGCGCGCTCAACATGGGTGTCACGGCGGAGCGCATCTTCGACCGGTTCCCGCACCTCACCAAGGAGCGCTCCGACCGCTTCGGCATGCTGAGCCAGCACAAGGTGCAGGCGGCGTACGACGCCGGCAAGATCCAGCCCGACCTGGTTCCC of the Microbacterium sufflavum genome contains:
- a CDS encoding GIY-YIG nuclease family protein, coding for MPTPGPLPSPCGLCGHPTGVRIDGALHCAACGWRYGDAPDPDLPFPRIDVVYYLRFDERVKIGTSRRPRQRLASIRHHELLAFEQGGRALEQQRHREFAAEREGGEWFTLTPRVRAHIAGLRDAGEPWLLYARWLSTALRA
- a CDS encoding dihydrofolate reductase family protein; translation: MGTLRYSINVTLDGSCHHEAGLPPDEESMRYWTAQVREADAMLFGRVTYELMESAWRRPASGTWPEWMRPWEVPFARAIDRARKYVVSSGLDAVDWNAELLRGDLAEQVARLKTEHARLSVGGVTLPVTLAQHGLIDEYEFVVHPVVAGHGPPLLGGLTEQLRLELVERRELRSGAVVTRYRPAS
- a CDS encoding SPW repeat domain-containing protein, which translates into the protein MRFIPTKVHGILDYVVGIALIAAPWLFGFASVGGAAVVIPIVLGVGLIVYSLFTKYEWGPFGLIPMPVHLVFDIVASLFLALSPWLFGFADQPLNVWLPHVVVGAAVIVVVLFSQPQPQTVRGRAATA
- a CDS encoding type II toxin-antitoxin system PemK/MazF family toxin, with the protein product MGKTNGILTTLAEILLKAVNSGRASRTTSGPRRPTARLRTPEEQAARHGSPRQADTLDAGRTAGTETIRIDPARIRALRVAYAPARDGAPDAGEVVWTWVPYEEGDGRGKDRPVLVIGRQSDDRVYAVRMTSRPHDGDRDYLSIGSGAWDAQGRESWVDIEQLYSVHERGLRREAAALDRQRYARVASALAARYGWARA
- a CDS encoding ammonium transporter, encoding MDAPGNISWAITATALVLLMTPGVAFFYGGLVKAKSVVSMMMMSFGSIGLVAVLWILFGFSMSAVDSPTAFAGNPFADFGLSNLASGEGSNVALLGVAYGATFAIITVALISGAIADRAKFGSWLIFAGVFATVGYFPVAAWVWGGGWIMNLGTTLFGEDSGIGVIDYAGGTAVHINAGAAALALALVLGKRIGFQKGILKPHNVPLTLLGAALLWFGWFGFNAGAEWLAEDMGGVGLIGLNTLGATAAAILGWILIERIKDGKATSVGAASGAVAGLVAITPACANLTPGWSLLLGAVAGVVCALAVELKFRLGFDDSLDVVGIHLVGGLIGTVYLGFFATGTGLFVGGDARQLAVQVIAALGVLIYSFVVAFVIGFAIQKTIGFRITSEDEIAGVDQVVHGEEGYALADA
- the zapE gene encoding cell division protein ZapE, with translation MTDPTTRSGTVHLTDRTPTVTGPEMLASLVPPPQFDEATFDSYRADPAYPSQEEAKQTLLRFSGRGAPVKRGGLFSRAKKEPELKPGVYLDGGFGVGKTHLLASIYHAMPARRKYFGSFIEYTALVGALGYKNTVDLLKGADLLCIDEFELDDPGDTMVMTRLLGELVPTGTKLAATSNTPPNALGEGRFAAQDFLREIHAMSDSFQTLRIDGVDFRQRAIDGHAVVRDDAAYAAAIDGAEGPASDDAFDDLIRHLAQVHPSRYIRLIDGLALVGLRGVRQLTDQSEALRFVAFVDRVYDAQLPIVATGLGLDAVFSDEMLAGGYRKKYLRAISRLNALTHSA
- a CDS encoding sulfurtransferase; its protein translation is MAIEFDSSSSKFAEYAEPGRLVTTQWLAERLGAPGLVVVESDEDVLLYETGHIPGAVKVDWHTELNDPVVRDYVDGEGFAALLSRKGIARDDTVVIYGDKNNWWAAYALWVFSLFGHEDVRLLDGGRDRWIAEGRELTREVTERPTTEYPVVERDDSVIRAYKEDVLAHLGNPLIDVRSPEEYSGERTTAPAYPEEGTLRAGHIPTAQSVPWAKAVAEDGGFKSRAELEAIYRDGAGLKDGDDVVAYCRIGERSSHTWFVLKHLLGFENVRNYDGSWTEWGSAVRVPIVTGAEPGTV
- a CDS encoding SufE family protein; amino-acid sequence: MSATDLPDTLAEIRDGFLETPEADRLLLLLEFADELPPVSEEVANHPEMCERVAECQSPVYIYVEVNDDIVTMHATAPEEAPTTRGFASILVQGITGLTSDQVLAIPEDYPQSIGLTKAVSPLRIGGMTGMLMRAKNQVRQKR
- a CDS encoding alpha/beta hydrolase family protein; amino-acid sequence: MKSLRHAAQFIVPALLALGAAAGFLVLAVARRVVTPMRKVPDTEILAIDTGAQTIELGRTLDTELPGRYGLFTTGTYGYVKLGAVLSADSTTVRRKLLTKIEPGASVDRGASFSGSYYTSPSELHLRWENVLIGSPAGPCPAWFFPASSSTWVIQVHGRGTTRSECLRAVPVLHAAGLPNLVVSYRNDGEAPRTRAGAYALGASEWRDVDAAIAYALRHGAEHVVLMGWSMGGAVSLQASVSSGNRHRIAGVILESPVVDWRTVLRFQAKLLRVRPPLPDLAMSALQLPLTARLSGADEPILFDRLDMVARADELAAPILILHSDDDGFVPVDASRALQEARPDLVTMPRFTVARHTKLWNYDERGWSTAITTWLADQGLSASA
- a CDS encoding DUF3000 domain-containing protein, with product MTAHPEAGTPFDSAVAELRETAFRDDITVREIPTPQGLAPFAIALSADVRPGEDGDSVYGTGRFILLHDPDEPDAWGGAWRIVIFAQAPLETEIGTDPLLADVTWSWLVDALDSRGAVYRAPSGTSTKTLSKGFGGLADEGDGAQIELRASWTPDGPFRPHVEAWAELVGMLAGLPPGSEGIAVIGARKAVRD
- a CDS encoding ribonuclease D is translated as MTEYSVISDTEEFLAACAALVAGSGPVAVDVERASGFRYSQRAYLVQVFRRDSGVFLFDPPAIGDMGALQTAIGDVEWVLHAASQDLPSLRELHLEPRTIFDTELAARLLGHDRVGLAAVVEDTLGITLKKEHSAADWSTRPLPAAWLEYAALDVLHLVDVRDALVAELEEQGKTDFAAQEFAATLARTPKAPREDPWRRLSGLHQVRGARNLAVARALWEAREMYAQQQDISPGRLVPDRSLVAAVLANPASKQALAGIKEFQGRASRTQLDRWWQAIVDGRAAEQLPRERVPSDTLPPPRAWSDRNPEADARLKAARPAVEAVAEELGMPTENLLTPDYLRRVCWDSPGTTAAEIGDALAALGARPWQIEQTAQKIADAFVEAAQAPDTTSPTAS